The genomic interval TTATGGTTTTCTCACGACCCTCTTTCTCAAACGAAACGCTCAAACCCCTGGCTACAAAGCGTACGATCTTTTACTGATCGATCTTAAGACAGGACAACGTCCCACATTAACGCAACTCATGCTGCGGTATGTCCTGCTTCTGCTCACGGCTATGAGTATCCTTGGACTTTTTGTACCCCTCTTGCGCAAAGACAAACTCGCGCTGTATGATATTTTGAGTCAAACGGCTCCCATTCCTAAATGATCTTTTTTAAAATCTCTGGTTTTTTCTTTGCCTACTTTTCTGTTACCAGTGTGTATGTCATCTTTATGCCTAAAATCTTACAAACACTTGATTACAGCGCGCCTCAAATCGGAGCCATCTTTGCGTTAGCGCCTTTGATGCGTTTTTTTGTCCCCTTTTTCTTTCTCAAACATTTTGAGCTTACCCAAAAGGTCTTTTATACAGCGCTTTGTGGGGCTCTGCTTGCCATTTTGCTGTTCTACCCGACCATTCATCACTTTTACCTCTTTATGCTCCCCAATATGCTTCTGGGTGCGTGTCTTG from Sulfurospirillum multivorans DSM 12446 carries:
- a CDS encoding RDD family protein — encoded protein: MRWRETKKGGKKEHKSALPLFTIAPFQRRLKAFVVDSFMLLMPILYIVFYLIYGSREGFAAHMLQGWLLILIPYGFLTTLFLKRNAQTPGYKAYDLLLIDLKTGQRPTLTQLMLRYVLLLLTAMSILGLFVPLLRKDKLALYDILSQTAPIPK